In Sphingobacterium sp. SYP-B4668, the sequence TTGGAATATCACTAGTCGTAAGTTTCATCGTATTCTATTTTCTATTTGAAAAGTATATTTATCGACGAATAAATACAATTTACAAACTGATTCATAATTTAAAACTAGGAAAGGACCTTAAAGACGCCCTCGGAGAGTATGTGAGCGACGATCCTATCACGGATGCCGAAAGGGAGGTAAGGGATTGGGCTAAAGAGAAAAAATCAGAAATCGATCGGCTAAAAAATCAAGAAAAATTCAGAAGGGAATTTTTATCAAACATATCCCACGAATTCAAAACTCCGCTATTTGCAATTCAAGGCTACGTGGAAACGCTTCAAGACGGGTTAATTGATGATGATCCAGAGATGGCGAAAGGCTTCTTAGAGAAGGCTTCTAAAAACTTAGACAGACTTAGTTATCTCATCTATGATTTGGATGAAATATCGAAGTTGGAATCGGGACGTATATCTTTAAACATCGAAAAATTTGACGTCGTAGAACTTATTAAGGAGACTATCGAAAACCTTGATGATAAGGCGAAGTCTGAAAAAATCAGACTTATGTTCAAACAAAAATATCAAAACGTTTGTTTTGTAAAAGCTGATAGAAAGAAAATACAGCAGGTACTTACGAATTTGATAGACAATTCGATAAAATATGGTGTGGCTGGAGGTGATACGGATATTCGTATATTCCCACTCTTTGAACAAATCTTGATAGAGGTAACGGACAATGGACAAGGAATCGAAGAAAAGAACCTATCCCGTGTATTTGAACGTTTCTTCAGAACGGATAAAAGCCGTTCTAGAGGTATCGGTGGTTCGGGATTGGGACTTGCTATTGTCAAACACATTATAGAAGCTCACCAACAGAATGTAAACGTGAGAAGCACAGAAGGAATCGGGACCACCTTTGGATTCACACTTGAAAAAGCAAAAAATTAAGCCCCTAAGCGGAAGTGAACAATCCTAAATATGAACTTCGGTGAAACTTAACATTAACTTAACATAGACTTTATAACTTTGCACAAATTATATTAACATATGTCGTTAAATAGCATTTTTCACTATTTTGTTCCGAAGGACAAAAAATTCTTCCCTCTGTTCGAGCAAGCGGGAAGCAACCTAATAGATATGGCAAAGCTGTTGAAGCAGGCCGTCAACACAACCAATCTGGACACCCGAAGAGAAATCAGCAAACAGATTGAGGATCTAGAGCATAAGGGCGACAATATCACGCACCAAATCCACCTTGAATTAGGAAAGAATTTTATTACGCCTTTTGATAGGGAAGATATTCATGCTCTTGCGAGCTCATTAGACGACGTCGCTGATTTTATCCACGGCGCTTCCAACCGAATGGAACTCTATAAAGTGTTGGAACCAAGCCAACCAATGATTGAGATTACAGACTTAATCCTCGAAGCAACAGAACACGTTGCAAAAGCAATCTATGAACTAAAAGATCTGAAAAACATCCGCAATATTACGGACTCTTGTGTACGTATCAATAGTGTAGAAAACAAGGCTGACTATATCTTCGATAAAGCAGTCGCCGAACTTTTTGAATATGAAAAGGAT encodes:
- a CDS encoding sensor histidine kinase, whose product is MNFKLLVLINAAAVGLSIAIVSFYYQHDLIAALITFGISLVVSFIVFYFLFEKYIYRRINTIYKLIHNLKLGKDLKDALGEYVSDDPITDAEREVRDWAKEKKSEIDRLKNQEKFRREFLSNISHEFKTPLFAIQGYVETLQDGLIDDDPEMAKGFLEKASKNLDRLSYLIYDLDEISKLESGRISLNIEKFDVVELIKETIENLDDKAKSEKIRLMFKQKYQNVCFVKADRKKIQQVLTNLIDNSIKYGVAGGDTDIRIFPLFEQILIEVTDNGQGIEEKNLSRVFERFFRTDKSRSRGIGGSGLGLAIVKHIIEAHQQNVNVRSTEGIGTTFGFTLEKAKN
- a CDS encoding DUF47 domain-containing protein; the protein is MSLNSIFHYFVPKDKKFFPLFEQAGSNLIDMAKLLKQAVNTTNLDTRREISKQIEDLEHKGDNITHQIHLELGKNFITPFDREDIHALASSLDDVADFIHGASNRMELYKVLEPSQPMIEITDLILEATEHVAKAIYELKDLKNIRNITDSCVRINSVENKADYIFDKAVAELFEYEKDAINLIKYKEVLSAMEDATDKCEDVANVLESILVKNA